The sequence GATGGAACAACTTATGAAGAAGTTACTTTTGAAGGATATGGCTCTCATGGAGTAGCTATTTTTGTAGAAAGCACTACCGATAATAATAACAGAACTGTTTCTAACATTCGTTCCTATTTTACAAAATTTAACGGAAGCCTTGGCAAAACAGGTTCCCTCAGTCATATATTTACACAAAAAGGAGTATTTACCTTTAAGGTTCCTGAAATGGATACCGATGAACTTGAATTAGAACTCCTTGACTATGCTGAAGAAATTGAAATTGAAGATGGCTATATAACTGTAACTTCTGCTCGTGAAGATTTTGGAAATATCCAGAAAAAGCTTGATGAACTAAATATTGATATAGAAAATGCTGGTTTAAAAAGAATTCCAAACATGACAAAAGAACTATCAGTAAGTAAATTTCAATCTATAATGAAACTTATTGATACAATTGAAGAAGACGATGATGTTCAAGAAGTGTATCACGATATCGAACTAACAGATGAACTTGTTGATAGTATTGAATAAAATTATAGGGAAATAGGTGGGAAAGAGGTACTTATAAAAACCAGTCTTCAGTTGGCAGTCTTCAGTCGGCAGTCTTCAGTTGGCAGTCTTCAGTCGGCAGTCTTCAGTCGGCAGTCTTCAGTCGGCAGTCTTCAGTCGGCAGTCGGCAGTCCCTCAATCGCGATGCGATATATCCAATTATCTAACTGGATAGATCTTCACGACAAACAGAAGGCGTGTAGTCAAAAACAGTCCTCAGTCTCCAGTAGGTAGCCAAATTACCAATCCTGAAATTTCCAATATAATAATTTGAGTTTTTACCTTATAATTTCTCCTCAAGGAGAAAAAACAAAAGAGGTAAAAAAGAAGAAAAAACTCAAATTATGGATTTATAAAGTAAAATAGATATTTTTTACAACAGAAAATCCTTAACCCCCATTTTACAATTTCCTTTGCTACAGACTAAGGATAAATTGGAAAAAAACTTGAAAAAGCACTTAAATTGGTAATTTCTTTAATAACAGATAATCAATAGGTAGCAGGTTTAGTTAGATGATAGTCTTCAGTCGGCATCCTGAATCTTGCATCCTGAATCTTGCATCCTGCATCCTGAATCCTGAATCTTGCATCCTACATCTTGAATCCTGCATCTTGAATCCTGTATCCTGTATCTTGCATCCTGCATCCTGTTCTATCCCTGTGTTACTACTCCCGTTGAATAATTTAATTCCGAACCAAACATACTGTGAGGAATGGAAAATATTATAAGTGTAACAATTGCAGCTATCCAAATCCAGTATAATCGTTCTTTTTTCAAATTGGCAAATACTGCAATTGACCAAAAAATAAAAGCGATTAATAATTTATT comes from Bacteroidota bacterium and encodes:
- a CDS encoding YebC/PmpR family DNA-binding transcriptional regulator, with translation MSGHSKWSTIKRKKGANDAKRSKIFSKLVKEIQIATKMGGPDPDGNPRLRLVIQNSKSENLPKENIDRAIKKGSGDDGTTYEEVTFEGYGSHGVAIFVESTTDNNNRTVSNIRSYFTKFNGSLGKTGSLSHIFTQKGVFTFKVPEMDTDELELELLDYAEEIEIEDGYITVTSAREDFGNIQKKLDELNIDIENAGLKRIPNMTKELSVSKFQSIMKLIDTIEEDDDVQEVYHDIELTDELVDSIE